The Streptomyces sp. Alt3 genome has a segment encoding these proteins:
- a CDS encoding IS1 family transposase: MSERAAPFYCPYCGDEDLRPHEAGHGAWECASCNRAFQLKFLGLLAQGLQRNDVEGDGT, encoded by the coding sequence ATGAGCGAACGAGCCGCGCCGTTCTACTGCCCGTACTGCGGCGACGAGGACCTGCGCCCGCACGAGGCCGGTCACGGCGCCTGGGAATGTGCTTCCTGCAACCGCGCGTTCCAGCTGAAGTTCCTGGGTCTCCTGGCCCAGGGGCTCCAGCGCAACGACGTCGAAGGGGACGGGACATGA
- a CDS encoding DUF6597 domain-containing transcriptional factor produces the protein MGARYEERASRLGGAVLWTWSGARDPGRPVLPDGCMDLLWAGGRLMVAGPDTRAFTPAAALSGSCAGIRFAPGTAPALLGVPAHELRDRRVPLDALWPAPAVRDLTARTSEAEDPAAVLEGIALGRAAGAEPPDPLLAAVAAQLDQGRSVADTARSVGLGPRQLHRRSLAAFGYGPKTLARVLRLQRALALVRAGTPYAEAAYAVGCTDQAHLAREMRDLAGTTLGGFLARTGQEGFAANRETAQPSGSRTTA, from the coding sequence ATGGGCGCACGGTACGAGGAGCGGGCGTCGCGGCTCGGCGGCGCGGTTCTCTGGACCTGGAGCGGGGCGCGTGACCCCGGCCGGCCCGTTCTGCCCGACGGCTGCATGGATCTGCTGTGGGCCGGCGGCCGGCTGATGGTGGCGGGCCCCGACACCCGGGCGTTCACTCCTGCCGCGGCGCTCTCCGGCAGCTGCGCGGGCATCCGTTTCGCCCCCGGCACGGCCCCGGCGCTCCTGGGTGTGCCGGCGCACGAGCTCCGCGACAGGCGGGTCCCGCTCGACGCCCTCTGGCCGGCGCCCGCCGTCCGCGACCTCACCGCGCGGACCTCGGAGGCCGAGGACCCGGCCGCCGTACTGGAGGGCATCGCCCTCGGCCGCGCGGCCGGCGCCGAGCCTCCCGACCCGCTCCTGGCCGCGGTCGCGGCACAGCTGGACCAGGGGCGTTCCGTCGCCGACACCGCGCGGTCCGTGGGGCTCGGACCCCGTCAGCTGCACCGACGCTCGCTGGCCGCGTTCGGGTACGGCCCCAAGACACTGGCCAGGGTCCTGAGACTCCAGCGCGCCCTCGCCCTCGTCCGCGCGGGCACCCCGTACGCCGAGGCCGCGTACGCCGTCGGCTGTACGGACCAGGCCCATCTGGCCCGCGAGATGCGGGACCTGGCGGGCACGACGCTCGGCGGGTTCCTGGCCCGCACCGGTCAGGAGGGATTCGCGGCGAACAGGGAGACCGCGCAGCCGTCGGGGTCCAGGACGACCGCGTAA
- a CDS encoding YihY/virulence factor BrkB family protein, which produces MQAANETPERPPGRLHRARVLYRNVSKRQMVWQLLKDTVNSCIEYRILGLAAEAAFFTLLSLPPLLLGLIGLLGYVDDWTSTTTVASIERNILGAVQTVLSERGVNDIAKPLIADVTTGARPDVISIGFAIALWSGSRAVNVFIDTITVMYGLDGHRGIVKTRLLAFLLYVVALLLGAVVLPLLVVGPDRVVEFVPWGTEVLAVMYWPLVILLSIAFLTTLYHVSVPVRSPWIEDVPGALVALGMWVLGSFLLRIYLTSTVEGPTIYGSLAAPIAVLLWIGISAFAVLVGAAVNAAIDRVWPSLATAAARATSDRIKAAQAAELLARTQAANWDAYATDDEEDDDVSMPSEFPERWSRFLPPDDVKSRLHGTRDKDAT; this is translated from the coding sequence GTGCAGGCAGCAAATGAAACACCCGAACGGCCACCGGGCCGCCTCCACCGGGCCCGAGTCCTCTACCGCAACGTGTCGAAGCGGCAGATGGTGTGGCAGTTGCTCAAGGACACGGTCAACTCGTGCATCGAGTACCGCATCCTCGGTCTCGCGGCCGAGGCGGCGTTCTTCACCCTGCTGTCCCTGCCTCCGCTGCTGCTCGGCCTGATCGGGCTGCTCGGATACGTCGACGACTGGACGTCCACCACCACGGTCGCCTCCATCGAGCGCAACATCCTGGGCGCGGTGCAGACGGTGCTGTCGGAGCGCGGCGTCAACGACATCGCCAAGCCGCTCATAGCCGACGTCACCACGGGTGCGCGTCCCGACGTCATCTCCATCGGTTTCGCGATCGCGCTCTGGTCGGGATCGCGCGCGGTGAACGTCTTCATCGACACCATCACCGTGATGTACGGACTCGACGGCCACCGCGGCATCGTCAAGACACGCCTCCTCGCCTTCCTGCTGTACGTGGTGGCGCTGCTGCTGGGCGCGGTGGTCCTGCCGCTGCTGGTGGTCGGACCCGACCGGGTGGTGGAGTTCGTCCCGTGGGGCACGGAGGTGCTCGCGGTCATGTACTGGCCGCTGGTGATATTGCTGTCCATCGCGTTCCTGACGACGCTCTACCACGTCTCGGTGCCCGTCCGTTCGCCGTGGATAGAGGACGTCCCCGGTGCGCTCGTGGCCCTCGGGATGTGGGTGCTGGGCAGCTTCCTGCTGCGGATCTACCTCACGAGCACGGTCGAAGGGCCCACCATCTACGGATCGTTGGCCGCACCCATCGCCGTCCTGCTCTGGATAGGGATCTCCGCCTTCGCCGTACTCGTCGGCGCCGCGGTGAACGCGGCGATCGACCGTGTCTGGCCCTCGCTCGCGACCGCCGCCGCCCGCGCCACCAGTGACCGGATCAAGGCCGCCCAGGCCGCGGAACTGCTGGCACGCACCCAGGCCGCGAACTGGGACGCGTACGCCACCGACGACGAGGAGGACGACGACGTGTCCATGCCCTCCGAGTTCCCCGAGCGCTGGTCGCGCTTCCTGCCCCCGGACGACGTGAAGTCCCGGCTGCACGGGACCCGGGACAAGGACGCCACGTAG
- a CDS encoding CoA-transferase subunit beta, with protein sequence MTTTAPETVTSSELLSVVASRELASRRTVFAGIGLPTLATELAHLTVAPQIEVVYESGVCGAHPSHLPETIADAVIVSGAEAVLSMPALFGCVLQGGHIDVGFLGAAQIDRWGNLNTSVIGDWESPEVRLPGSGGAVEVMANSREVFVVMRRHNPRSFTAALDFCTTPGPDRALADGIRPLGAGVTRVITELGILARSGVGEELRLVAVHPGVTVDRVREATGWDLQVDGSVGTVPPPTAAELRLLREDVDPGRVYLR encoded by the coding sequence ATGACCACCACCGCGCCGGAGACCGTGACCTCGTCCGAGCTGCTCTCGGTCGTGGCCTCGCGTGAACTCGCCTCCCGCAGAACGGTGTTCGCCGGGATCGGATTGCCGACGCTCGCCACGGAGCTCGCGCACCTGACGGTCGCACCGCAGATCGAGGTCGTGTACGAGTCCGGAGTCTGCGGGGCGCATCCCTCGCATCTGCCGGAGACCATCGCCGACGCCGTGATCGTCTCGGGCGCGGAGGCCGTGCTGTCGATGCCGGCGCTGTTCGGCTGCGTGCTGCAGGGCGGCCACATCGACGTGGGCTTCCTCGGCGCCGCGCAGATCGACCGGTGGGGCAACCTCAACACCTCCGTCATCGGGGACTGGGAGAGCCCGGAGGTGCGGCTCCCCGGTTCGGGCGGAGCCGTCGAGGTGATGGCCAACTCCCGCGAGGTCTTCGTGGTGATGCGCCGCCACAACCCCCGCTCCTTCACCGCGGCCCTGGACTTCTGCACCACACCGGGCCCGGACCGCGCGCTCGCCGATGGCATCCGGCCGCTGGGCGCGGGGGTCACCCGGGTCATCACCGAACTGGGCATCCTGGCCCGCTCCGGCGTGGGTGAGGAGCTCCGGCTGGTCGCCGTGCACCCCGGTGTGACGGTGGACCGGGTACGCGAGGCCACCGGCTGGGACCTCCAGGTCGACGGGTCCGTCGGGACCGTGCCCCCGCCGACCGCGGCGGAGCTGCGCCTCCTGCGCGAGGACGTCGACCCCGGGCGCGTCTACCTCCGCTGA
- a CDS encoding GAF domain-containing protein yields the protein MESHTGAGARPDNAPRPAVSERLVHRAREARLAGGRPAAAPRAEIDASWDRVLRSGVDPEQSPESRLLETDEIEHRRRDSALGEVLPVLRDRLATITDSTQQLMVVTDTEGRVLWRQGHRAVLRRASGICLEEGAAWAESATGTNAIGTALATRTPVQVHSAEHFIRALHTWTCAAAPVRDPRDGRLMGIVDITGPASTFHPATLALVGSVAALAESELRSRHLVAIERLRSVAAPILCRLGGRALVVDVHGWLAAVSGMPPVDRLPLPKSLEPGTVWLASLGMCRVEPLPGGWLVQVAEDSHDHPPRRVVLDLGRERGLAVHVTGPVGSWTRRLSPRHAELLYALALHREGRTAAELAGDVFGDASRTVTVRAEISRIRRHLAQVLAHRPYRFREDVEVEVVHPDVPADLLPRSTAPVVLRTRMPAGTA from the coding sequence ATGGAGTCACACACCGGCGCGGGGGCGCGGCCGGACAACGCCCCGCGCCCCGCCGTGTCGGAGCGGCTGGTCCACCGCGCGCGGGAGGCCCGGCTGGCGGGCGGGCGCCCGGCGGCGGCACCGCGTGCGGAGATCGACGCGTCCTGGGACCGTGTGCTGCGCAGCGGGGTCGATCCCGAGCAGTCACCGGAGAGCAGGCTGCTGGAGACGGACGAGATCGAGCACCGGCGCAGGGACTCGGCGCTCGGCGAGGTCCTGCCCGTGCTGCGGGACCGGCTGGCCACGATCACGGACTCGACGCAGCAGCTCATGGTGGTCACCGACACCGAGGGCCGCGTCCTGTGGCGTCAGGGCCACCGGGCCGTGCTGCGCCGGGCCAGCGGCATCTGTCTGGAGGAGGGCGCCGCCTGGGCGGAGTCGGCGACGGGGACGAACGCCATCGGCACCGCGCTCGCCACGCGCACTCCCGTACAGGTCCACTCCGCCGAGCACTTCATCCGCGCCCTGCACACCTGGACCTGCGCGGCCGCCCCGGTGCGGGACCCCCGGGACGGGAGGCTGATGGGCATCGTCGACATCACCGGGCCCGCCTCCACCTTCCACCCGGCGACACTGGCCCTGGTCGGTTCGGTCGCCGCGCTGGCGGAGAGCGAGCTGCGCAGCCGGCACCTGGTGGCGATCGAGCGGCTGCGCTCGGTGGCAGCCCCGATCCTCTGCCGGCTGGGGGGCCGCGCGCTGGTGGTGGACGTCCACGGCTGGCTGGCCGCCGTCAGCGGCATGCCGCCGGTGGACCGGCTGCCCCTGCCGAAGTCGCTGGAGCCGGGCACGGTGTGGCTGGCCTCGCTCGGGATGTGCCGGGTGGAGCCCCTGCCCGGCGGATGGCTGGTGCAGGTCGCGGAGGACTCGCACGACCATCCGCCGCGCCGGGTGGTGCTCGACCTCGGCCGGGAGCGGGGCCTCGCGGTCCATGTGACGGGTCCCGTGGGGAGCTGGACCCGCCGGCTCTCACCCCGCCACGCCGAGCTGCTGTACGCGCTGGCCCTGCACCGCGAGGGACGCACGGCGGCGGAGCTGGCCGGGGACGTCTTCGGTGACGCGAGCAGGACGGTGACGGTGCGCGCCGAGATATCGCGGATCCGGCGCCATCTCGCCCAGGTGCTGGCGCACCGCCCGTACCGGTTCCGTGAGGACGTCGAGGTGGAGGTGGTCCACCCCGACGTGCCGGCCGATCTGCTGCCCCGCTCGACGGCTCCGGTGGTGCTCAGGACGCGTATGCCCGCGGGGACGGCCTGA
- a CDS encoding nitrite/sulfite reductase: protein MAAIPEKPATATPRRKAGRHRGEGQWAMGHFTPLNGNEQFKKDDDSLNVRTRIETIYSKRGFDSIDPNDLRGRMRWWGLYTQRRPGIDGGKTAVLEPEELDDRYFMLRVRIDGGRLTTAQLRVIGEISEEYARGTADITDRQNVQLHWIRIEDVPAIWEKLEAVGLSTTEACGDCPRVIIGSPVAGIAADEIIDGTPAVDEIHERYIGSKEFSNLPRKFKTAISGSPVQDVVHEINDIAFVGVDHPEHGPGFDLWVGGGLSTNPRFAERLGAWVPLDEVPDVWAGVVGIFRDYGYRRLRTRARLKFLMADWGPEKFRRILQDEYLKRPLLDGPPPAQPSSRWRDHIGVHAQQDGRFYVGFAPRVGRVDGSTLAKIADLAEAHGSGRVRTTVEQKMLILDVEQDQVESLTAGLEALDFQVNASPFRRGTMACTGIEFCKLAIVETKARGAALIDELERRMPDFEEPLSININGCPNACARIQTADIGLKGQLMLDGDGNQVEGYQVHLGGALGLEAGFGRKVRGLKVTSAELPDYVERVLGKFQEEREDDERFATWAARASAESLS, encoded by the coding sequence ATGGCCGCCATCCCTGAGAAGCCTGCTACCGCCACGCCCCGCCGCAAGGCCGGACGTCACCGTGGTGAAGGTCAGTGGGCCATGGGTCACTTCACCCCGCTGAACGGGAACGAGCAGTTCAAGAAGGACGACGACAGTCTCAACGTGCGGACACGCATTGAGACGATCTACTCGAAGCGCGGCTTCGACTCCATCGACCCGAACGATCTGCGCGGGCGTATGCGCTGGTGGGGCCTTTACACCCAGCGCCGTCCCGGGATCGACGGCGGCAAGACCGCCGTGCTGGAGCCCGAGGAGCTCGACGACCGCTACTTCATGCTCCGCGTGCGCATCGACGGCGGCAGGCTGACGACCGCACAGCTGCGCGTCATCGGTGAGATCTCCGAGGAGTACGCGCGGGGCACCGCCGACATCACCGACCGGCAGAACGTCCAGCTGCACTGGATCCGTATCGAGGACGTCCCGGCGATCTGGGAGAAGCTCGAGGCCGTCGGGCTCTCGACGACCGAGGCGTGCGGTGACTGCCCCCGTGTGATCATCGGTTCTCCGGTGGCCGGTATCGCCGCCGACGAGATCATCGACGGCACGCCCGCGGTCGACGAGATCCACGAGCGCTACATCGGCAGCAAGGAATTCTCCAACCTGCCCCGGAAGTTCAAGACCGCGATCTCCGGCTCGCCGGTCCAGGACGTGGTGCACGAGATCAACGACATCGCGTTCGTGGGGGTGGACCACCCCGAGCACGGCCCCGGCTTCGACCTGTGGGTCGGCGGCGGACTCTCCACCAACCCCCGGTTCGCCGAGCGCCTCGGCGCCTGGGTACCGCTGGACGAGGTCCCCGACGTCTGGGCGGGGGTCGTCGGGATCTTCCGCGACTACGGCTACCGCCGGCTGCGCACCCGCGCCCGTCTGAAGTTCCTGATGGCCGACTGGGGTCCGGAGAAGTTCCGCCGGATCCTCCAGGACGAATACCTCAAGCGCCCTCTGCTGGACGGGCCGCCGCCCGCGCAGCCCTCCTCCCGCTGGCGCGACCACATCGGTGTGCACGCCCAGCAGGACGGCCGCTTCTACGTCGGCTTCGCGCCGCGCGTCGGCCGGGTGGACGGCTCCACCCTGGCCAAGATCGCCGACCTGGCCGAGGCGCACGGTTCGGGCCGGGTGCGCACCACCGTCGAGCAGAAGATGCTGATCCTGGACGTCGAGCAGGACCAGGTCGAATCCCTGACGGCCGGGCTGGAGGCCCTGGACTTCCAGGTGAACGCCTCGCCGTTCCGGCGCGGCACGATGGCCTGCACCGGCATCGAGTTCTGCAAGCTGGCGATCGTCGAGACGAAGGCGCGCGGCGCCGCGCTCATCGACGAACTGGAGCGCCGCATGCCGGACTTCGAGGAGCCGCTCTCCATCAACATCAACGGCTGCCCCAATGCCTGCGCCCGCATCCAGACCGCGGACATCGGGCTCAAGGGCCAGCTGATGCTGGACGGCGACGGCAACCAGGTCGAGGGCTACCAGGTGCACCTCGGCGGCGCGCTCGGACTGGAGGCCGGCTTCGGCCGCAAGGTCCGCGGGCTGAAGGTCACCTCGGCCGAACTCCCCGACTACGTCGAGCGGGTGCTCGGGAAGTTCCAGGAGGAGCGCGAGGACGACGAGCGCTTCGCGACCTGGGCGGCCCGCGCCAGTGCGGAGTCGCTGTCATGA
- a CDS encoding acyl-CoA dehydrogenase family protein: MAASTHTVTNQVPPLVGYDVFAGDRALTEAVERHLAPGILDEAREELSRLGRSAGSFQAQEWGAQANENPPRLRTHDRYGHRIDEVDFHPAWHRLLGHAVTAGLTDAWGRQGGHVRRAAGFLVWTQAEAGHGCPLSMTHAAVPALRTDPALAAEWEPLLTSHVYEEGLRPASQKTGVLFGMGMTEKQGGTDVRSNTTRAEALAADGEYLLTGHKWFCSAPMSDGFLVLAQAAGGLSCFLVPRVLPDGARNPFAIQRLKDKLGNRSNASGEVEFDGTWARRVGEEGRGVRTIIEMVAATRLDCVVGSAALMRQAVAQAIHHSAHRSAFGGLLIEKPLMRNVLADLALESEAATTLALRLAAAYDADTEQDRAFLRIAVPAAKYWVTKRCSAVVGEALECLGGNGYVEESGMPRLLREAPLNSIWEGSGNVQALDVLRALQREPGALDAFLREVGKARGADHRLDAAIKDLLTELADLEAVEARARRLVERMALVLQGSLLLRWAPPEVADAFCASRLGGDWGSAFGTLPHSLDLATVVERARAGES; encoded by the coding sequence ATGGCAGCAAGCACCCACACAGTGACCAACCAGGTTCCGCCGCTGGTCGGCTATGACGTCTTCGCCGGCGACCGGGCGCTGACGGAGGCCGTCGAGCGGCATCTCGCGCCCGGGATCCTCGACGAGGCGCGGGAGGAACTGAGCAGGCTGGGCCGGTCCGCCGGCTCCTTCCAGGCCCAGGAGTGGGGTGCGCAGGCGAACGAGAACCCACCGAGGCTGCGCACCCACGACCGGTACGGGCACCGCATCGACGAGGTCGACTTCCACCCGGCCTGGCACCGGCTGCTGGGGCACGCGGTCACGGCCGGGCTGACGGACGCCTGGGGCCGGCAGGGCGGTCATGTCCGGCGTGCCGCCGGGTTCCTGGTCTGGACGCAGGCCGAGGCGGGCCACGGGTGCCCGCTGTCGATGACGCACGCGGCGGTCCCGGCACTGCGCACCGATCCGGCGCTGGCCGCGGAATGGGAGCCGCTGCTGACCTCGCACGTGTACGAGGAGGGGCTGCGGCCCGCGTCGCAGAAGACCGGTGTGCTCTTCGGGATGGGCATGACCGAGAAGCAGGGCGGCACCGACGTGCGGTCCAACACCACCCGTGCCGAGGCCCTGGCCGCGGACGGGGAGTACCTGCTCACCGGTCACAAGTGGTTCTGCTCGGCCCCCATGTCCGACGGCTTCCTGGTGCTGGCGCAGGCGGCGGGCGGGCTGAGCTGCTTCCTCGTGCCGCGGGTCCTCCCGGACGGCGCCCGCAACCCCTTCGCGATCCAGCGCCTCAAGGACAAGCTGGGCAACCGGTCCAACGCCTCCGGCGAGGTCGAGTTCGACGGGACGTGGGCCCGCCGGGTCGGCGAGGAGGGGCGCGGGGTGCGCACCATCATCGAGATGGTGGCGGCGACCCGGCTGGACTGTGTGGTCGGTTCGGCCGCGCTGATGCGCCAGGCGGTGGCGCAGGCGATCCATCACAGCGCCCACCGAAGCGCGTTCGGCGGTCTGCTGATCGAGAAGCCGCTGATGCGCAACGTACTGGCCGACCTGGCCCTGGAGTCGGAGGCGGCGACGACGCTCGCACTGCGGCTGGCCGCCGCCTACGACGCGGACACGGAGCAGGATCGGGCCTTCCTGCGGATCGCGGTACCGGCCGCCAAGTACTGGGTGACGAAGCGGTGCTCGGCGGTGGTCGGAGAGGCCCTGGAATGCCTCGGCGGCAACGGTTACGTCGAGGAGTCCGGGATGCCGAGGCTGCTGCGCGAGGCCCCGCTCAACTCGATCTGGGAGGGTTCGGGCAACGTGCAGGCGCTCGATGTCCTACGGGCGCTGCAGCGTGAGCCGGGGGCTCTCGACGCGTTCCTGAGGGAGGTCGGCAAGGCCCGCGGCGCGGATCACCGGCTCGACGCCGCAATCAAGGACCTGCTGACGGAGCTGGCCGACCTGGAGGCCGTCGAGGCGCGCGCCAGGCGGCTGGTGGAGCGGATGGCCCTGGTGCTGCAGGGCTCGCTGCTGCTGCGCTGGGCGCCGCCGGAGGTCGCGGACGCGTTCTGCGCCTCACGGCTGGGAGGGGACTGGGGCTCGGCCTTCGGGACGCTGCCGCACAGCCTGGATCTGGCCACGGTGGTGGAGCGGGCGCGGGCCGGGGAGTCCTGA
- a CDS encoding GNAT family N-acetyltransferase: MNDSAHPSPGFSDVTVWSLEQTSPADLSPAAAPADGVTVARSRTPLPEFSRFLYTAVGGDVRWTDRLGLTYTQWQEILERPGAETWVAYENGTPAGFIELDAQEDGAVEIAYFGLIPAFRGRRIGGHLLSYGVARAWDLAERHPGRKPTERVWVHTCSNDGPHAMDNYRRRGFRLFATEVEQEPDVANPGPWPGAHA, translated from the coding sequence ATGAACGACTCCGCGCACCCCTCCCCCGGCTTCTCCGACGTGACCGTCTGGTCCCTGGAGCAGACGTCGCCGGCCGATCTGAGCCCCGCCGCCGCGCCCGCGGACGGAGTGACCGTCGCGCGTTCGCGGACCCCGCTGCCGGAGTTCAGCCGTTTCCTCTACACGGCGGTGGGCGGGGACGTCAGGTGGACCGACCGGCTGGGCCTGACGTACACGCAGTGGCAGGAGATCCTGGAGCGGCCGGGGGCCGAGACCTGGGTGGCGTACGAGAACGGCACGCCGGCGGGGTTCATCGAGCTCGACGCGCAGGAGGACGGGGCGGTGGAGATCGCGTACTTCGGTCTGATCCCGGCCTTCCGCGGCCGCCGCATCGGCGGCCATCTGCTGTCGTACGGCGTGGCCCGCGCGTGGGACCTGGCCGAACGGCATCCGGGGCGGAAGCCCACCGAGCGGGTGTGGGTGCACACCTGCTCGAACGACGGCCCGCACGCGATGGACAACTACCGGCGGCGCGGTTTCCGGCTGTTCGCCACCGAGGTCGAGCAGGAACCCGACGTCGCGAACCCCGGCCCCTGGCCCGGTGCGCACGCCTGA
- a CDS encoding putative leader peptide has product MSGTGIALVSRRHVDLGRMSSAICPVR; this is encoded by the coding sequence ATGTCTGGAACTGGAATTGCCTTGGTGAGTCGGCGGCACGTCGATCTCGGCCGCATGTCCAGCGCCATCTGTCCGGTCCGCTGA
- a CDS encoding 3-hydroxyacyl-CoA dehydrogenase — translation MRIRIVGAGAMGRGIAQWAAVAGHTVELCDVRTEAVTAAVDFVGSMLERAVQKGRMSAEDSAAALERLVPLDDPWAPGPEVELVVEAVREDLDTKAEVFGKLEQALPESTVFATNTSSLSVTRIAASLRDPGRLAGLHFFNPVPLMKIVEVVPGAATRPGIPPVLTALVESCGHRAVTVADTPGFLVNHAGRGLVTEALALLEESVADPAGIDRIARDVLGLRMGPFELMDLTGLDVTAAVIDSIWQGFRHEDRLRPSFLTPNRVTAGLHGRKTGQGWFAYGPDAPAPAPEPPVTGDAGRPVFVAGEEGDALRGELTADGATVESGTVPSEGALVLVPVWGTTVAAAVASLGLPAARTFGVDPLPSAGRRRVLAVTPASDPSAARDARAVLARSADGTEPFAVSVVRDTAGSVAQRLLASVVSVAASIAERSLAAPADIDLAVTTGLGYPVGPLAWGDRVGAARVLELQRSLHATTGDPRHRPTRWLTERAQLGLPLTQAGTSPDACA, via the coding sequence ATGCGTATCAGGATCGTCGGCGCCGGAGCCATGGGCCGCGGCATCGCCCAGTGGGCCGCCGTAGCCGGGCACACCGTGGAGCTCTGCGACGTCCGGACCGAGGCGGTGACAGCGGCCGTGGACTTCGTGGGGTCGATGCTGGAACGCGCGGTCCAGAAGGGCCGGATGTCCGCCGAGGACTCCGCGGCCGCCCTGGAGCGGCTGGTCCCGCTGGACGACCCGTGGGCACCGGGCCCGGAGGTCGAGCTGGTCGTCGAGGCCGTGCGCGAGGACCTGGACACCAAGGCCGAGGTGTTCGGCAAGCTGGAACAGGCCCTGCCGGAGTCCACGGTCTTCGCGACCAACACCTCGTCCCTGTCGGTGACCCGGATCGCCGCCTCGCTGCGGGACCCGGGCCGGCTCGCCGGGCTGCACTTCTTCAACCCCGTACCGCTGATGAAGATCGTCGAGGTGGTACCGGGGGCCGCCACCCGTCCCGGGATCCCGCCGGTGCTCACGGCCCTGGTCGAGAGCTGCGGCCACCGCGCGGTGACCGTCGCCGACACCCCCGGTTTCCTCGTCAACCACGCCGGCCGGGGGCTGGTGACCGAGGCCCTGGCGCTGCTGGAGGAGTCGGTCGCCGATCCGGCCGGGATCGACCGGATCGCCCGGGACGTACTGGGGCTGCGGATGGGTCCCTTCGAGCTGATGGACCTCACCGGGCTCGACGTCACGGCGGCGGTGATCGACTCCATCTGGCAGGGATTCCGCCACGAGGACCGGCTCCGCCCCTCCTTCCTCACCCCGAACCGGGTCACGGCCGGCCTGCACGGCCGCAAGACCGGACAGGGCTGGTTCGCGTACGGCCCCGACGCGCCGGCACCCGCCCCGGAACCGCCGGTGACGGGCGACGCCGGCCGGCCGGTGTTCGTGGCGGGCGAGGAGGGTGACGCGCTGCGCGGCGAGCTGACCGCCGACGGCGCGACGGTCGAGAGCGGCACAGTCCCCTCGGAGGGCGCGCTGGTGCTCGTCCCCGTGTGGGGCACCACCGTGGCGGCCGCGGTGGCCTCGCTGGGGCTGCCCGCCGCACGCACCTTCGGCGTGGACCCTCTGCCCTCGGCGGGCCGCCGCCGGGTGCTCGCGGTGACGCCCGCCTCCGACCCGTCCGCCGCGCGGGACGCCCGCGCGGTGCTGGCCCGCTCGGCCGACGGCACGGAGCCCTTCGCCGTGTCGGTGGTACGGGACACCGCTGGCTCGGTGGCGCAGCGGCTGCTCGCCTCGGTGGTCTCCGTCGCCGCCTCGATCGCGGAGCGCTCACTTGCCGCCCCGGCGGACATCGACCTCGCCGTGACGACCGGCCTGGGCTACCCGGTGGGGCCGCTGGCCTGGGGCGACCGGGTCGGCGCCGCGCGGGTGCTGGAGCTCCAGCGGTCCCTGCACGCCACGACCGGCGACCCGCGCCACCGTCCGACCCGCTGGCTCACCGAGCGCGCCCAGCTCGGCCTGCCGCTGACGCAGGCGGGCACCTCGCCCGACGCCTGCGCGTAG
- a CDS encoding VOC family protein, with amino-acid sequence MTPRLDAISVTTADLAASLAFYRRLGLDIPAGAESAPHVEVALPGGQRLLWDTEDVVRSFDPGWTGSRGGERLGLAFLCEGPAEVDAVYADLTGAGYDGHLEPWDAVWGQRYAVVLDPDGCAVSLFAANPS; translated from the coding sequence ATGACTCCACGACTCGACGCGATCTCCGTCACGACCGCCGACCTGGCCGCATCACTGGCCTTCTACCGCCGGCTGGGGCTCGACATCCCCGCGGGCGCCGAATCGGCGCCCCATGTGGAGGTGGCGCTCCCCGGCGGACAGCGGCTGCTCTGGGACACCGAGGACGTCGTCCGCTCCTTCGACCCGGGCTGGACGGGGTCGAGGGGCGGTGAGCGCCTCGGGCTCGCCTTCCTCTGCGAGGGCCCCGCGGAGGTCGACGCGGTGTACGCCGATCTGACCGGCGCGGGGTACGACGGGCACCTGGAGCCGTGGGACGCCGTCTGGGGCCAGCGTTACGCGGTCGTCCTGGACCCCGACGGCTGCGCGGTCTCCCTGTTCGCCGCGAATCCCTCCTGA